A genomic stretch from Streptomyces venezuelae ATCC 10712 includes:
- a CDS encoding B12-binding domain-containing radical SAM protein, translated as MRFLLLSGLGPANLNSPYLEGSLFTAHPSEAAREMLRRAGSADLSLGRLAFDQHGRRYALLRPRADTTPHLTTVTLLSILENSGHSFERLDLEDVWEGRAKAPAGDVDVVLLSTTYIWNGPILGSAVRWVRENLPGTRIVAGGQFTNLKFMAAMRDHPEIVAVVRGDGEIALPRTLDALAGRGELSAVPNLVWRDEENIRINPTEYVDIEEFPSPLVLGDQPIVPYESMRGCPFDCKFCSFPAASPKWRYKSAEKIRDDWISYADRNGADVISAMDSTFTIPPTRLRRLLEILPDSGVPRWEGFSRANTINSAELVAGLKAAHCFQLHIGFESMNDDTLKRMSKRVSVKQNRRAVELLSESELSYYGLFIVGYPGEDPGMFQDTQDYLLREYSGHFALSRFSITDETMPLWQDREELQIVADDPTDPASPWSHIGMNSAQAAQLYKETLDKVRLTNDKAVLSLWQHDYQHWLMPRHDFATNIAVEKCLERMSMAPVDHTDLDAGAAVIRDSLHRLQDHGVELAPAGQTLVCDPV; from the coding sequence GTGCGCTTTCTACTTCTGAGCGGGCTCGGGCCCGCGAACCTCAATTCGCCCTATCTGGAGGGTTCGCTTTTCACGGCGCACCCCTCCGAAGCGGCCAGGGAAATGCTCCGGAGGGCCGGAAGCGCCGACCTCTCCCTGGGACGGCTCGCCTTCGACCAGCACGGCCGGAGGTACGCGCTGCTCAGGCCGCGCGCGGACACGACGCCGCACCTCACGACCGTCACCCTGCTGTCGATCCTGGAGAACAGCGGCCACTCGTTCGAGCGGCTGGACCTGGAGGACGTCTGGGAGGGCCGCGCGAAGGCTCCGGCCGGCGACGTGGACGTGGTGCTCCTTTCGACCACGTACATCTGGAACGGACCGATCCTCGGTTCGGCCGTGCGGTGGGTCCGGGAGAACCTGCCGGGGACCCGGATCGTGGCCGGCGGACAGTTCACGAACCTCAAGTTCATGGCGGCCATGCGGGACCATCCGGAGATCGTCGCCGTGGTGCGCGGCGACGGCGAGATCGCCCTGCCCAGGACGCTGGACGCGCTGGCCGGACGGGGTGAGCTGAGCGCCGTGCCGAACCTCGTGTGGCGCGACGAGGAAAACATCCGGATCAATCCGACGGAGTACGTCGACATCGAGGAGTTCCCGTCCCCGCTCGTCCTCGGCGACCAGCCGATCGTCCCGTACGAGTCGATGCGCGGCTGTCCCTTCGACTGCAAATTCTGTTCGTTTCCCGCGGCTTCACCGAAATGGCGCTACAAGTCCGCGGAGAAGATACGCGACGACTGGATCTCCTATGCCGACCGGAACGGCGCGGACGTCATTTCGGCCATGGATTCGACCTTCACCATTCCGCCGACCCGGCTGCGCCGGCTCCTGGAGATCCTGCCCGATTCCGGAGTTCCTCGGTGGGAGGGGTTCAGCCGGGCCAACACGATCAACTCGGCGGAACTCGTCGCGGGCCTCAAGGCGGCGCACTGCTTCCAGCTGCACATCGGTTTCGAGTCGATGAACGACGACACGCTGAAGCGGATGAGCAAGCGGGTCTCGGTCAAGCAGAACCGCCGGGCGGTCGAGCTGCTGAGCGAGAGCGAGCTGTCGTACTACGGCCTGTTCATCGTCGGCTATCCGGGCGAGGACCCGGGGATGTTCCAGGACACCCAGGACTACCTCCTGCGGGAGTACTCCGGGCACTTCGCGCTGTCCCGGTTCTCCATCACCGACGAGACCATGCCGCTCTGGCAGGACCGGGAGGAGTTGCAGATCGTGGCGGACGACCCCACCGATCCCGCCTCGCCGTGGTCCCACATCGGCATGAACAGCGCGCAGGCCGCCCAGCTGTACAAGGAGACCCTCGACAAGGTGCGGCTCACCAACGACAAGGCGGTGCTGAGTCTGTGGCAGCACGACTACCAGCACTGGCTGATGCCCCGTCATGACTTCGCCACCAACATCGCCGTGGAGAAGTGCCTGGAGCGGATGAGCATGGCGCCGGTCGACCACACGGACCTCGACGCGGGTGCGGCCGTCATCCGGGACAGCCTGCACCGGCTCCAGGACCACGGCGTCGAACTCGCCCCGGCGGGCCAGACGCTGGTGTGCGACCCGGTCTGA
- a CDS encoding ABC transporter ATP-binding protein has translation MIRLLLRVLGERHSGPLRRTVALMSVCAVVEGLSYALLIPLLKALLDGDAGDAWPWLAAFAAAVLVTSVLGYFSDKAGFRTGGELSRGLHHRLGDHLAGLPLGWFTPGRVGDVSGLTSRSVMEVMSVPAHRLRPLINATLIPLAVVVVLFFFDWRLALAGLVAVPLIGGVQRWTSKATARQDAERAHSSDEAAGRVVEFVRAQPVLRAGGRTGERFGLLDDALHQQWRSSRRAALSGVPGLLGLTFSVQAVFTAVLALGVYLTLDGGLGAPELLAIMILAARCVDPLLSLADLGGIMRVSRGELERIDAVLTEPPLPRSETPATPAHDGVHLDAVGFRRGDREVLTGLSLDVPQGRRVAVVGSSGAGKSTLLQLVARFHDVDEGAVRLGGVDVRDIDSEDLMARMSMVFQDVYLFEGTIEDNVRIGRPGATTEEVRAAAVAASLDEVVDRLPDGWNTQVGEGGAALSGGERQRVSIARALLKDAPVLLLDEATSALDPESEAAVQDGLDRLMAGRTVIMVAHRLSTVENADLIAFLEEGRIVEQGSHEELVRRGGRYAEFWRIAAHAAA, from the coding sequence ATGATCAGGCTGCTGCTGCGGGTCCTGGGCGAGCGGCACTCGGGCCCCCTGCGCCGCACCGTCGCCCTGATGTCCGTCTGCGCCGTCGTGGAAGGACTGTCCTACGCGCTGCTCATCCCGCTGCTCAAGGCGCTGCTCGACGGCGACGCTGGGGACGCCTGGCCGTGGCTCGCCGCCTTCGCCGCGGCCGTCCTGGTGACCTCCGTCCTCGGCTACTTCAGCGACAAGGCCGGCTTCCGCACCGGCGGTGAACTCTCCCGGGGCCTGCACCACCGCCTCGGCGACCACCTCGCGGGCCTGCCCCTCGGCTGGTTCACCCCCGGCCGGGTCGGCGACGTCTCGGGGCTCACCAGCCGCAGCGTGATGGAGGTGATGTCCGTACCGGCCCACCGGCTGCGGCCCCTCATCAACGCCACCCTGATCCCGCTCGCCGTCGTCGTGGTGCTGTTCTTCTTCGACTGGCGCCTCGCCCTCGCCGGCCTCGTCGCCGTCCCGCTGATCGGCGGCGTACAGCGCTGGACGTCCAAGGCCACCGCCCGGCAGGACGCCGAGCGGGCCCACAGCAGCGACGAGGCCGCGGGCCGCGTCGTCGAGTTCGTCCGCGCCCAGCCGGTGCTGCGGGCCGGCGGCCGGACCGGCGAGCGCTTCGGCCTCCTCGACGACGCGCTGCACCAGCAGTGGCGCAGCAGCCGGCGGGCCGCGCTCAGCGGCGTGCCCGGCCTGCTCGGCCTCACCTTCTCCGTCCAGGCCGTCTTCACCGCCGTCCTCGCACTCGGGGTGTACCTGACGCTGGACGGCGGACTCGGCGCCCCCGAACTCCTGGCCATCATGATCCTGGCCGCCCGCTGCGTCGACCCGCTGCTCTCGCTCGCCGACCTCGGCGGCATCATGCGGGTCTCGCGCGGCGAGCTGGAGCGCATCGACGCCGTCCTGACCGAACCCCCGCTGCCGCGCTCCGAGACGCCCGCGACCCCGGCCCACGACGGCGTCCACCTCGACGCGGTCGGCTTCCGCCGCGGCGACCGCGAGGTGCTCACCGGACTCTCCCTGGACGTGCCGCAGGGCCGGCGCGTCGCCGTCGTCGGCTCCTCCGGCGCGGGCAAGAGCACGCTCCTCCAGCTCGTCGCCCGCTTCCACGACGTCGACGAGGGCGCGGTGCGCCTCGGCGGCGTCGACGTGCGCGACATCGACAGCGAGGACCTGATGGCCCGGATGTCCATGGTCTTCCAGGACGTCTACCTCTTCGAGGGGACGATCGAGGACAACGTCCGGATCGGCCGCCCCGGCGCCACCACCGAGGAGGTGCGGGCCGCGGCCGTCGCCGCCTCCCTCGACGAGGTCGTGGACCGACTGCCCGACGGCTGGAACACCCAGGTCGGCGAGGGCGGCGCCGCCCTGTCCGGCGGCGAACGCCAGCGCGTCTCGATCGCCCGCGCGCTGCTGAAGGACGCGCCCGTGCTGCTGCTCGACGAGGCCACCTCGGCCCTCGACCCGGAGAGCGAGGCGGCGGTCCAGGACGGACTCGACCGGCTCATGGCGGGGCGTACGGTCATCATGGTCGCCCACCGCCTCAGCACCGTCGAGAACGCCGATCTGATCGCCTTCCTGGAGGAGGGCAGGATCGTCGAACAGGGCAGCCACGAGGAGCTCGTACGGCGAGGCGGCCGGTACGCGGAGTTCTGGCGCATCGCCGCACACGCGGCGGCCTGA
- a CDS encoding saccharopine dehydrogenase NADP-binding domain-containing protein yields the protein MNGGTPLIGILGGYGAVGAAAARVLAAEGEFRLRIGGRDHAAAARQAAALGGSAEAREADARSDASLERFARGCDVLLHCAGPAYELADRPRRAAAAAGADYVDVMDGCGPAPAPPDERTAVLSAGLSPGLSGVLPRLLVDGREPPGTARFTGYYVSLGAFTLTGATDYLLSLDRSYGTPRAQWRDGRVVHGALRGAEERLVAGAPHPVTTYPYLTQELVGQARTLGLAEARWYNAFDGRHLLDALNRYRAGEERPGSAGAGGGGGAGSTAPGAATDGADGGLRERAAGVVRASTLDALGRSPYHLLGGELEFPGPDGAPVRRRVVIRGEDGSAMTGVVGAVAAREVARGRVPRGAHRAARVLPARGVLDALRRHLPGTLVTLSGDGHAGAAEPGDLVMEEGVL from the coding sequence GTGAACGGCGGGACGCCCCTGATCGGGATCCTCGGCGGGTACGGGGCCGTGGGCGCCGCCGCGGCCCGGGTCCTCGCGGCGGAGGGCGAGTTCCGGCTGCGGATCGGCGGCCGGGACCACGCGGCGGCGGCCCGGCAGGCCGCCGCCCTGGGCGGGAGCGCCGAGGCGCGCGAAGCCGACGCCCGGTCCGACGCGAGCCTGGAGCGCTTCGCCCGCGGCTGCGACGTCCTGCTCCACTGCGCGGGCCCCGCCTACGAACTGGCCGACCGCCCCCGCCGGGCGGCGGCCGCCGCCGGGGCCGACTACGTGGACGTGATGGACGGCTGCGGCCCCGCTCCTGCCCCGCCGGACGAGCGTACGGCGGTCCTGTCGGCCGGGCTCTCGCCCGGGCTCTCCGGGGTGCTGCCCCGGCTCCTGGTGGACGGGCGGGAACCGCCGGGGACCGCCCGCTTCACCGGGTACTACGTGTCGCTCGGCGCGTTCACCCTCACCGGCGCCACCGACTACCTGCTCAGCCTCGACCGGTCCTACGGCACGCCCCGCGCCCAGTGGCGCGACGGGCGCGTGGTGCACGGGGCCCTGCGGGGCGCGGAGGAGCGGCTGGTGGCGGGGGCGCCGCACCCGGTGACCACGTACCCCTACCTCACCCAGGAGCTGGTGGGCCAGGCCCGCACCCTCGGCCTCGCCGAGGCCCGCTGGTACAACGCCTTCGACGGGCGGCACCTGCTCGACGCCCTGAACCGGTACCGGGCGGGTGAGGAACGGCCGGGGAGCGCCGGGGCGGGGGGTGGCGGAGGCGCGGGCAGCACGGCCCCGGGGGCGGCCACGGACGGCGCGGACGGCGGTCTGCGCGAGCGGGCGGCCGGTGTCGTGCGGGCCAGCACCCTCGACGCGCTCGGCCGCTCCCCGTACCACCTGCTCGGCGGCGAGCTGGAGTTCCCCGGCCCGGACGGCGCCCCGGTGCGGCGGCGGGTGGTGATCCGGGGCGAGGACGGATCGGCGATGACCGGCGTGGTGGGCGCGGTCGCGGCCCGTGAGGTGGCCCGGGGGCGGGTCCCCCGGGGTGCGCACCGGGCGGCCCGGGTGCTGCCCGCCCGGGGTGTCCTGGACGCGCTGCGGCGGCACTTGCCGGGCACGCTCGTGACCCTCTCCGGCGACGGGCACGCAGGGGCGGCCGAGCCGGGGGACCTCGTCATGGAGGAGGGTGTGCTCTGA
- a CDS encoding ABC transporter ATP-binding protein — protein MATAEGLHSRADGREAVDDHGPENEPGGPAATSRQVLLRLLRPYRTSLVAVFVLQIVSSLAGLAPLVAVVELGRVLLVPGPVDHGAAWTAVWIGVAGLLVRVVLAAASGGIAHLVDGRLQLTLRRMLAQRLGKVPLGWFTRRSSGEINGVVQGDVDQLHHLIAHAPVEATSAVVVPVASLLYLAWVDWRLTLVALAPVLLGLLLQRMLQSEDRQREGRRMGEAMGRIGAASVEFVEGISVVKTFGGGGRAHQRYRKAADEFADFFLTYVAGAAGLASLAALVLSPPFVLLLVLAGGTALIAADAMPPTDLLPFPLLAVALTAPIAALGHGLDNVHAAERSAERIRAMLNVAPLPEPVTPAEPQGDRVEFRGVGFAYDTGRPVLRGIDLVLEPGTTTALVGPSGAGKSTLAQLVPRFSDPTSGSVLLGGADLRDIPGELLYRHVSFVLQDVRLLRTAIADNIALAVPDADRADVERAARAAGIDERIRAMPRGYDSVIGEDVGLSGGEAQRLSIARALLVDAPVLVLDEAMSFADAKTEAEVRAALATLVEGRTQLVIAHRLETVARADRIVVMEEGRIVESGSYRELMDMNGKFAAMWRAQHARAGRKKEIGR, from the coding sequence ATGGCCACGGCAGAGGGTCTGCACAGCCGTGCCGACGGCAGGGAGGCGGTCGACGACCACGGCCCGGAGAACGAACCGGGAGGTCCGGCAGCGACGTCCAGGCAGGTGCTCCTGCGTCTGCTCCGGCCCTACCGCACCAGCCTCGTCGCCGTCTTCGTCCTCCAGATCGTCAGCTCCCTCGCGGGACTCGCCCCCCTCGTCGCCGTCGTCGAGCTCGGCCGCGTGCTGCTCGTGCCGGGGCCCGTCGACCACGGCGCCGCCTGGACGGCCGTCTGGATCGGCGTCGCCGGCCTGCTCGTCCGCGTCGTGCTCGCCGCCGCCTCCGGCGGCATCGCGCACCTCGTCGACGGCCGCCTCCAGCTCACCCTGCGACGGATGCTCGCCCAGCGCCTCGGGAAGGTGCCGCTCGGCTGGTTCACCCGGCGCAGCTCCGGCGAGATCAACGGCGTCGTCCAGGGCGACGTCGACCAGCTCCACCACCTGATCGCCCACGCCCCCGTCGAGGCCACCTCCGCCGTCGTCGTCCCCGTCGCCTCCCTGCTCTACCTCGCCTGGGTGGACTGGCGGCTGACGCTCGTCGCCCTCGCGCCCGTGCTGCTCGGCCTGCTGCTCCAGCGGATGCTCCAGAGCGAGGACCGGCAGCGCGAGGGCCGCCGGATGGGCGAGGCCATGGGGCGCATCGGCGCCGCCTCCGTCGAGTTCGTCGAGGGCATCTCGGTCGTCAAGACCTTCGGCGGCGGCGGCCGCGCCCACCAGCGCTACCGCAAGGCCGCCGACGAGTTCGCCGACTTCTTCCTGACCTACGTGGCGGGCGCCGCGGGCCTCGCCTCCCTCGCGGCCCTCGTGCTCTCCCCGCCCTTCGTCCTGCTGCTCGTCCTGGCCGGCGGTACGGCCCTGATCGCGGCCGACGCCATGCCGCCCACCGACCTGCTGCCGTTCCCGCTGCTCGCCGTCGCGCTGACCGCCCCGATCGCCGCGCTCGGCCACGGCCTGGACAACGTCCACGCCGCCGAGCGGTCCGCCGAGCGGATCCGGGCCATGCTCAACGTCGCCCCGCTGCCCGAACCGGTCACCCCGGCCGAACCGCAGGGCGACCGCGTGGAGTTCCGCGGCGTCGGCTTCGCCTACGACACCGGCCGGCCCGTCCTGCGGGGGATCGACCTGGTCCTCGAACCGGGCACCACCACCGCACTCGTCGGCCCCTCCGGCGCGGGGAAGTCCACCCTCGCGCAGCTGGTCCCGCGCTTCTCCGACCCGACCAGCGGCTCCGTCCTCCTCGGCGGCGCCGACCTCCGGGACATCCCCGGCGAACTCCTCTACCGCCACGTCTCGTTCGTCCTCCAGGACGTCCGGCTGCTGCGGACCGCAATCGCCGACAACATCGCCCTCGCCGTACCGGACGCCGACCGCGCCGACGTCGAGCGGGCCGCCCGCGCCGCCGGCATCGACGAGCGCATCCGGGCGATGCCCCGCGGCTACGACTCCGTGATCGGCGAGGACGTGGGCCTCTCCGGCGGCGAGGCCCAGCGCCTCTCCATCGCCCGCGCCCTGCTCGTCGACGCCCCCGTCCTCGTCCTCGACGAGGCGATGTCCTTCGCCGACGCCAAGACGGAGGCCGAGGTGCGCGCCGCCCTGGCGACCCTCGTCGAGGGCCGCACCCAACTCGTCATCGCCCACCGCCTGGAGACCGTCGCCCGCGCCGACCGGATCGTGGTCATGGAGGAAGGGCGGATCGTGGAGAGCGGCAGCTACCGCGAACTGATGGACATGAACGGCAAGTTCGCCGCCATGTGGCGTGCCCAGCACGCCCGTGCCGGCCGGAAGAAGGAGATCGGCCGATGA